TGAACGTAACATACTTGGCCCACCGATATCAATATTTTCGATGATTAACTCATGCGTCGCGTCAGGTTTTGCTAAGGTTTCTTTAAACGGATATAAGTTCACATAAACCAAATCAATCAATTCAATCTGATGTTCTTTTACTTTTTCTAAATGCGTTGCTAGGTCACGTCTAGCTAGTAATCCACCATGAATCATCGGATGTAAGGTTTTGACACGGCCATCTAACATTTCGGGGAAACCGGTCACTTCATCAATCGCAATCGTTGTAAGGCCTGCCTCATCTAGTAATTGCTTTGTTCCCCCTGTCGAGATAATTTCAAAATCTAGTGCCACTAACGCTTTGGCAAATTCAACGACACCTGTTTTATCTGAGACACTGATCAACGCACGTTTTTTCATGATTAATTTAGCTCCTTATTAAGTAATTGTTGTAATGCTTCTGGGTATAATTGATGTTCTAATTGATGAACACGTTCTTCTAATTGTGCCAAACTTTCACTAGGATCAATCGTAAGTGAGGCTTGACGGATAATTGGGCCAGTATCTAAGCCCTCATCAACATAATGAATCGTCACACCGGTTACTTGTTGTCCATCTTGATAAGCTCGTTCGATACTTCTTAAGCCAGGATATTCTGGTAACAGCGATGGATGAATATTAATAATTTTATTGGGAAAAGCTTGAATAACATCAGACCCTAAAATTCGTAAATAGCCGGCTAAAATTAACATGTCGACTTCACATTCGACTAATAGTTCTAATAACCGTTGTTCGTAAGCTGCTTTTGAAGCAAATTCTTTTGGCGAAAAGGTTGCGTAAGGTAACTGATGTTGTTTAGCACGTTCTAGCACAAAAGCTGACGGTTGGTCACTAAAAACTAAGACAATTTCTGCTTGCAATTCTCCATCTACAATTTTTTGTCTAATCACTTCAAAATTACTACCGTTACCCGACGCTAAAATAGCGATTTTTTTCATTATTCGTTCGCCGCCCATTCAACTGGTGTACTTGTTTGTGTCACCACTTCACCGATAACATAGCTTGCTTCACCTAAGCTAGCGAGTTGCGATTGTACATCAGCCACTTCATCGGCAGCGACCGCTAAAACCATCCCAATTCCCATATTGAAAATTTCGTACATCTCATCATGTGATAGTTCACCATATTTTTCTAACACCTCAAAAATAGGTAAAATCGGCCATGAACCATGCGTCAACTTAGCAGCTAAACCTTCTGGTAACATACGCGGAATATTTTCGACAAATCCGCCACCGGTAATGTGCGCCATTCCTTTCACTTTACCTGTTTTCGCAAGTGGTAAAAGGCTCTTCACATAAATTTTAGTAGGAACTAGTAAAGCTTCTGCGAGTGTTTGCTCACCTAATTCTGGTAACACAACCTCAACTGATAACTCGTGGCGATTAAAGAAAATATCACGCACTAATGAGTAACCATTTGAATGAATCCCTGATGACGCTAGGCCAATCAATACATCACCTGCTTCAATCGTTTCACCTGTCACTAATTGAGATTTTTCAACGACACCAACCGTAAAACCTGCAACATCATATTCACCGGTTTGATAAAGACCTGGCATCTCAGCTGTTTCTCCACCAATTAAGGCAGCCCCAGCTTGCTCACAACCATCAGCAACTCCAGCAACAATTTGTTCAATTTGAGCCGGTTGATTGTTGCCTGTTGCAATATAATCTAAGAAAAATAATGGTTCAGCCCCTTGTGCGACGATATCATTAACACACATCGCTACACAGTCAATTCCAATCGTATCATGTTTATCGGCTTCGATTGCGACCATTAACTTAGTCCCCACACCATCTGTTCCGGCAACTAACACCGGTTCAGCGTAGTCTAGTTGGCTTAAATCAAACAAACCACCAAAACCACCGATTGCTCCCATCATACCTAAACGTTGCGTTTTACTAATATGTTTTTTTATTCTTTCAACCACTTCATAACCAGCGTGAACATCAACACCAGCTTTTTCATAAGCGTTAGCCATTGTTTTCCTCCCAGAACCTTTTATTTTTGCCTTTTTTCCAATACAGATTGATAATCAAATAATTTAGTAGGATAATCTCCGTTAAAATAGGCCATGCATAATCCACCATATGGAGCATCCAAGTTCAAACCAATTGCTTTGATTAAACCATCTTCACTTAGAAACTCTAGACTGTCCGCTTCTACTAGTTCACGAATTTCTTCGACTGAGTGGCTGGCAGCAATTAATTCTTTGGAGTCTTGAATATCAATCCCATAAAAACATGGATACTTAAGTGGTGGCGAGGTAATACGTAAATGAACCTCTTTAGCACCTGCTTCTTTAAGCAAGCGCACAATTCGTTTACTAGTCGTGCCACGTACAATGGAATCATCGACTAGAATCACGCTCTTACCCTCAACCACTCCTCTTACCGCTGAAAGTTTCATGCGAACGCCTTGTTCACGCAACTCTTGCGTTGGTTGAATAAAGGTTCTCGCAATATACTGATTCTTCACTAAACCCATCTCATATGGAATGCCTGAAGCTTCAGCGTAACCACTCGCAGCTGATAGCGACGAGTTTGGTACCCCAATTACCATATCAGCTTCTACTTTTTTCGCTTCTTGCGCCAAAATTTTACCCATTTTTTTACGAGCTGAATGGACGTTAATGCCCGCAATATTTGAATCAGGTCGCGCAAAATAAATAAATTCCATTGAACAAATCGCATATTGCGTATCCTCGGTAAAATGATCAATTGTCAACCCATTATCATCAATTTTTACTAATTGACCAGGTTTCACGTCACATACAAAGGTCGCACCACTCACTTCTAACGCACATGTTTCTGAAGCCACGACATAGGCGCCATTCGACATACGTCCGATAGACAGCGGACGGAACCCATTCGGATCCAATGCAGCATATAAGCAATCATTTGTCATGATTAAATAGGCAAAGGCTCCTTTAACAGTATTTAGGGCCTCTTTGATTTTTGATAAAAAATCTGACTGCGTACTTTTTTGAATTAAATGCATTAAAATTTCAGAGTCAGAATTAGAATGTAAAATTGTCCCTTGTGCTTCCAATTCTTTTCTTAGCGTCGTTGCATTGGTTAAATTCCCATTATGCGCTAAGGCAATTTGCGCATCTGATAACTCGAATAAAAACGGTTGGATATTATTTAAGGAGTGATTACCCGCCGTTGCATAACGCACGTGCCCAATAGCTGCTTTACCAGGTAACGTATCTAAGGTACTTTCATCTTTAAAAACTTGCGATAATAAACCATGATTACGGTAGAGATGAAGGCTGCCGGCATCGTTTGAAACGATACCTGCCCCTTCTTGTCCGCGATGTTGTAGACTATGTAAACCAAAGTAAGTCAAACGCGCGGCTGCTTCATGTCCCCAAACACCGAAAACCCCACATTCTTCTTTTAAGCCTTTGATTTCATAAGACATAGAATCGCGTCCTCCCATAATTTCTTAGCTTCTAGTGTTTCAACCTTAACAGCTTGATCTGTCGTATTCATGACAATTTGTCCTGAATCTGTCACACGCCCAACTAAAATTGCTGTTTCTTTCATTAAGCTTTCAAAGGCTGTGCGTTGTTCTGGTTTAACACTCAACACAAAGCGTGACGGTGTTTCAGAGAATAGACGCGCACTTTCGAAGTCAACAGTAAGCTCGCAACCTAAACCTTTACCAAACGCGCTTTCAGCCACTGCTACTGCTAATCCACCTTCAGCACAATCATGAGCACTCACGACTAAACCATTTTGAATAGCTTCTAAAACTAACGCTTGATGACGAGCTTCTTGAGCTAAATCGAAGTCCGCTAATGCGCCTTCAATACGACCTAATTGCATTTTTTGGATTTCAGTACCATTAAAGTCTGCTTTGGTTTGACCAATAACATAAATTAAATCGCCAGAACTTTGGAAATCTTGAGCAGTAATATGGGCTAAATCTTCAACTAAACCAACCATTCCGATAGTTGGCGTTGGGTAGATACCTTCACCATTTGTTTCATTGTACAATGATACATTCCCTGAGATGACGGGTGTCTTCAATTCACGACAAGCAGCCGCAATACCGTCAGCTGAGGTTGATAATTCCCAGAAACATTCAGGTTTATCAGGAGAACCGTAGTTTAAACAGTCCGTAATCGCTAAGGGGCGGCCACCACTTGCAACAATGTTACGAGCAGCTTCAGCGACTGCCATTTGACCACCAATTTCAGGATTCAAATATAAATAACGCGCATTACAGTCGGTTGTCATCGCTAAAGCTTTATTCGTGCCACGAACGCGTAGAACAGCGGCATCACTTCCTGGTCCAACTACTGTATTCGTTAATACTTGTGAATCGTAACGCTCAAAAACTGATTTTTTAGAGGCAATCGTTGGTTGTTGTAATAGACTTAGTAAGACAGCACTTGCATCTTCAACAGTTGGTTCGAAGTTAGGTAATTGCTTAAATTCTGCAATACGAGCCGGTTCAACCATCTCTTTATAATAGACAGGTGCTTCGTCAGCTAACGCATCAACCGGTACATCGGCTACTAATTGACCGTGGTGGAATAATTGGTAACGCCCCTCATCAGTCACTTCACCGATGGCTACTGCATCCAATTGATACTTTTTAAATAAGTCCATCACGACTTGTTCGTCTCCTTGTTTAACACATAACAGCATACGTTCTTGTGATTCTGATAACATCATTTCATAAGGCGTCATTTCAGTTTCACGTTGAGGCACATCATCTAAGTATAGTTTCAAACCAGAACCAGCTTTTGATGCCATCTCTGAACTTGATGATACCAAACCAGCTGCGCCCATATCTTGAATACCGACTAAACTATCAGAATAATTTAAAATTAATTCTAAACAAGCTTCCATTAATAATTTTTCCATAAACGGATCACCGACTTGCACCGCAGAACGTTGTTGTTCTTTTTCATCCGTAAATTCTTCTGAAGCAAAGGTCGCGCCGTGAATACCGTCACGACCCGTTTTAGCGCCGACATACATGATTGTGTTACCGATACCTTTTGCTTGGCCCTTTTGA
This is a stretch of genomic DNA from Vagococcus zengguangii. It encodes these proteins:
- the purN gene encoding phosphoribosylglycinamide formyltransferase, whose amino-acid sequence is MKKIAILASGNGSNFEVIRQKIVDGELQAEIVLVFSDQPSAFVLERAKQHQLPYATFSPKEFASKAAYEQRLLELLVECEVDMLILAGYLRILGSDVIQAFPNKIINIHPSLLPEYPGLRSIERAYQDGQQVTGVTIHYVDEGLDTGPIIRQASLTIDPSESLAQLEERVHQLEHQLYPEALQQLLNKELN
- the purM gene encoding phosphoribosylformylglycinamidine cyclo-ligase; amino-acid sequence: MANAYEKAGVDVHAGYEVVERIKKHISKTQRLGMMGAIGGFGGLFDLSQLDYAEPVLVAGTDGVGTKLMVAIEADKHDTIGIDCVAMCVNDIVAQGAEPLFFLDYIATGNNQPAQIEQIVAGVADGCEQAGAALIGGETAEMPGLYQTGEYDVAGFTVGVVEKSQLVTGETIEAGDVLIGLASSGIHSNGYSLVRDIFFNRHELSVEVVLPELGEQTLAEALLVPTKIYVKSLLPLAKTGKVKGMAHITGGGFVENIPRMLPEGLAAKLTHGSWPILPIFEVLEKYGELSHDEMYEIFNMGIGMVLAVAADEVADVQSQLASLGEASYVIGEVVTQTSTPVEWAANE
- the purF gene encoding amidophosphoribosyltransferase, which produces MSYEIKGLKEECGVFGVWGHEAAARLTYFGLHSLQHRGQEGAGIVSNDAGSLHLYRNHGLLSQVFKDESTLDTLPGKAAIGHVRYATAGNHSLNNIQPFLFELSDAQIALAHNGNLTNATTLRKELEAQGTILHSNSDSEILMHLIQKSTQSDFLSKIKEALNTVKGAFAYLIMTNDCLYAALDPNGFRPLSIGRMSNGAYVVASETCALEVSGATFVCDVKPGQLVKIDDNGLTIDHFTEDTQYAICSMEFIYFARPDSNIAGINVHSARKKMGKILAQEAKKVEADMVIGVPNSSLSAASGYAEASGIPYEMGLVKNQYIARTFIQPTQELREQGVRMKLSAVRGVVEGKSVILVDDSIVRGTTSKRIVRLLKEAGAKEVHLRITSPPLKYPCFYGIDIQDSKELIAASHSVEEIRELVEADSLEFLSEDGLIKAIGLNLDAPYGGLCMAYFNGDYPTKLFDYQSVLEKRQK
- the purL gene encoding phosphoribosylformylglycinamidine synthase subunit PurL; the protein is MTMMTEPTPQEIKEKRLYADWGMSDEEYQSIANDILGRLPNYTETGLFSVMWSEHCSYKNSKPVLQKFPTDGEHVLQGPGEGAGIVDIGDNLAVVFKAESHNHPSAVEPYEGAATGVGGIIRDIFSMGARPIALLDSLRFGELDNARTKYLLEEVVAGIGGYGNCIGIPTVGGEIGFDPCYEGNPLVNAMCVGLIEHKDIQKGQAKGIGNTIMYVGAKTGRDGIHGATFASEEFTDEKEQQRSAVQVGDPFMEKLLMEACLELILNYSDSLVGIQDMGAAGLVSSSSEMASKAGSGLKLYLDDVPQRETEMTPYEMMLSESQERMLLCVKQGDEQVVMDLFKKYQLDAVAIGEVTDEGRYQLFHHGQLVADVPVDALADEAPVYYKEMVEPARIAEFKQLPNFEPTVEDASAVLLSLLQQPTIASKKSVFERYDSQVLTNTVVGPGSDAAVLRVRGTNKALAMTTDCNARYLYLNPEIGGQMAVAEAARNIVASGGRPLAITDCLNYGSPDKPECFWELSTSADGIAAACRELKTPVISGNVSLYNETNGEGIYPTPTIGMVGLVEDLAHITAQDFQSSGDLIYVIGQTKADFNGTEIQKMQLGRIEGALADFDLAQEARHQALVLEAIQNGLVVSAHDCAEGGLAVAVAESAFGKGLGCELTVDFESARLFSETPSRFVLSVKPEQRTAFESLMKETAILVGRVTDSGQIVMNTTDQAVKVETLEAKKLWEDAILCLMKSKA